From Paenibacillus sp. V4I7, one genomic window encodes:
- a CDS encoding MgtC/SapB family protein: MSNPWVIDQLHITIRLVMALFLGGLIGFEREVSSHAAGLRTHILVCVGSALVMLLSMYGFSAFVNEVNVRIDPSRLAAQVISGIGFLGAGTIIFNGRSITGLTTAASLWVVAGIGLAIGAGFYYAAVLACFMVLISLWILNKVEHKYFNGKKIRILKILANDQPGTLGLITTLLGKQKVDIRKISMEEQEIDSKPNHVQITFHVTIPKPSIIGTVLEEINQMKGVTGVTLEKSKN; this comes from the coding sequence ATGAGCAATCCTTGGGTTATTGATCAACTCCATATCACTATAAGGTTAGTTATGGCGCTTTTTCTAGGCGGCTTAATCGGTTTTGAGAGGGAGGTCAGCAGTCATGCAGCTGGCCTTCGTACGCATATTTTAGTTTGTGTTGGCTCTGCCCTAGTTATGTTGCTCTCTATGTATGGGTTTAGTGCCTTTGTGAACGAAGTGAATGTCCGTATTGATCCTTCGCGTTTAGCTGCGCAAGTGATCAGCGGTATCGGATTCTTAGGTGCTGGAACGATTATCTTTAATGGGAGATCCATTACGGGTCTTACGACAGCGGCTTCCCTTTGGGTAGTTGCGGGGATTGGCCTTGCCATTGGGGCTGGCTTCTATTATGCAGCTGTCCTTGCTTGTTTCATGGTACTCATCTCCCTATGGATTTTGAATAAAGTGGAGCATAAATATTTTAATGGGAAGAAAATTCGTATTCTCAAAATACTGGCGAATGATCAACCGGGGACGCTTGGACTTATTACGACCCTTCTCGGTAAACAGAAAGTTGACATCCGTAAGATCTCAATGGAAGAACAAGAGATCGACAGTAAACCGAATCATGTTCAAATTACATTCCACGTCACCATTCCTAAGCCGTCTATTATCGGGACGGTTCTTGAAGAAATCAATCAAATGAAAGGGGTTACCGGCGTTACTCTCGAAAAAAGTAAAAATTGA
- a CDS encoding DUF6677 family protein has protein sequence MNLPNDNPHIPEYSANPSFQHYAPYYQAPRKRKWVAGVLSFIVPGTGHFYLGLMQRGLFIMMLLILDIFIITSLSSRSDTSVPMVTLFALFIPVIYFYNLFDALQSTDNVNRRNELGEFGAELYTNEDPLQKLIKGTNLGVILVAAGVLFFLLSNKPRWFTGLFDLMGSYIGSVILVLAGLAMYVLDSRKNK, from the coding sequence ATGAATCTACCAAACGACAATCCGCACATTCCGGAGTATTCGGCCAATCCTTCTTTTCAACACTATGCTCCTTATTATCAAGCTCCAAGGAAGCGTAAATGGGTCGCAGGGGTTTTGTCGTTCATCGTCCCGGGAACTGGACACTTTTATTTAGGCCTTATGCAGCGCGGTCTATTTATTATGATGCTTCTCATTCTGGATATTTTTATTATCACGTCTTTATCGTCTCGTTCCGATACAAGTGTACCTATGGTTACGCTTTTTGCTTTGTTCATTCCGGTCATTTACTTCTATAATCTATTCGATGCTCTTCAAAGTACAGATAATGTGAATCGTCGCAATGAGCTTGGGGAATTTGGAGCTGAACTTTATACCAATGAAGATCCTTTACAGAAACTAATCAAAGGGACAAACTTAGGTGTTATTCTTGTTGCGGCTGGTGTATTATTTTTTCTTCTCAGCAACAAACCTCGTTGGTTTACTGGGCTCTTTGATCTCATGGGCTCGTATATTGGATCGGTTATCCTCGTCCTTGCCGGTTTGGCTATGTATGTACTAGATTCCCGTAAAAATAAATAA
- a CDS encoding RNA polymerase sigma factor produces the protein MDKMTDEQLIDRVRQGHSDAYRVLVERHKSYIYTLVYRMVGHKETAEDLTQEVFVKLFRSLAHFRGDAKFTTWLYRMTTNLVTDFRRSQKRKPYEALLDKMKGWFTDAREQPEEMAMRKDEQERMQALLSELPDKYRLIMYLFHYKQLSYQEMSEVTGLPMKTLETRLYRGKAMLKEKWLEVNSRDSQTSGRHSAHAIPK, from the coding sequence ATGGACAAAATGACGGATGAGCAGCTGATCGACCGGGTCCGTCAAGGTCACTCCGATGCTTACCGTGTATTAGTAGAACGTCATAAAAGCTACATCTATACATTGGTATACCGCATGGTCGGGCATAAGGAAACTGCTGAAGACTTAACCCAAGAAGTGTTCGTTAAGCTGTTTCGTTCATTAGCTCATTTTCGCGGCGACGCGAAGTTCACAACTTGGCTTTATCGCATGACGACGAATCTCGTGACTGACTTTCGGCGTTCGCAGAAACGTAAGCCCTATGAAGCGCTTCTCGATAAAATGAAGGGTTGGTTTACGGATGCTCGTGAACAGCCTGAGGAAATGGCTATGCGCAAGGATGAGCAGGAGCGTATGCAGGCTCTGCTTTCCGAACTTCCAGACAAGTATAGATTAATTATGTATTTGTTTCATTATAAGCAGCTCTCGTACCAAGAAATGTCTGAGGTGACCGGGCTGCCCATGAAAACGTTGGAAACTAGACTCTATCGGGGAAAAGCGATGCTAAAAGAAAAATGGTTGGAGGTGAATTCACGTGATTCCCAAACATCAGGAAGACACTCGGCTCACGCAATACCTAAATAA
- a CDS encoding N-acetyltransferase, giving the protein MSIQQLLLETNEDILVLLSLQMASYRVEADLIGFDDIPPLKDGIHSIREAVETFYGFFVHENDERTLAGAISYSREGCIVTICRMMVHPNFFRRGIARSLLQHILMDQQLNGATRFIVSTGTENLPAIQLYESFGFAVRRVFTVPPGISLTTFERPAIIS; this is encoded by the coding sequence TTGTCTATTCAACAACTTCTATTGGAAACTAACGAGGATATCTTGGTCCTGTTATCTCTACAGATGGCTTCCTATCGCGTGGAAGCAGACCTTATTGGCTTCGATGACATCCCGCCGCTGAAGGATGGCATCCACTCTATACGCGAAGCGGTGGAAACATTTTATGGCTTTTTCGTTCATGAGAATGATGAGCGCACACTAGCTGGGGCCATCTCCTACTCCCGAGAAGGCTGCATTGTCACGATCTGCCGTATGATGGTACATCCGAATTTTTTTCGCCGCGGGATTGCTAGGTCACTTTTACAACATATACTAATGGATCAACAGTTAAATGGGGCAACGCGTTTTATTGTATCCACCGGAACGGAGAATTTACCTGCTATTCAGTTATACGAGAGTTTTGGTTTTGCCGTACGCCGAGTATTCACAGTTCCTCCGGGAATAAGCTTAACCACTTTCGAACGGCCGGCCATCATCTCCTAA
- the perR gene encoding peroxide-responsive transcriptional repressor PerR: protein MAAQLEQALAKLKTTGVRMTPQRHAILSFLLDSMTHPTADDIYKSLESKFPNMSVATVYNNLKVFIESGLVRELTYGDSSSRFDADMTDHYHAVCELCGKISDFEYPPLSDIETTAAQQTGFRVGGYRLEVYGVCPDCTGITKH from the coding sequence ATGGCAGCACAATTAGAACAGGCTTTAGCTAAGTTGAAAACAACAGGTGTTCGGATGACGCCGCAGCGGCATGCTATTCTATCCTTTTTGCTGGACTCCATGACTCATCCGACAGCAGATGACATTTATAAATCTCTTGAATCGAAATTTCCTAACATGAGCGTTGCGACTGTTTACAATAATCTCAAAGTATTTATTGAATCGGGACTCGTTCGGGAACTGACTTATGGAGACAGCTCGAGTCGCTTTGATGCGGATATGACGGACCATTATCATGCTGTTTGTGAGTTGTGTGGGAAAATTTCGGATTTTGAGTATCCGCCACTTTCGGATATAGAGACTACCGCTGCTCAGCAAACAGGTTTCCGAGTTGGCGGTTATCGACTAGAGGTTTATGGTGTTTGCCCGGATTGTACAGGGATTACCAAGCATTAA